From the Primulina tabacum isolate GXHZ01 chromosome 15, ASM2559414v2, whole genome shotgun sequence genome, one window contains:
- the LOC142526885 gene encoding uncharacterized protein LOC142526885, giving the protein MEKGNRERRSPLQDLNVTIPINTKKCLNLSSSRIKRPDSGKSARNTPNDSAVASKAALPRKSILQKSKKNQPPRLTELGSGRKCAKPVSKSGQRSRLSAVEVNSGHNLKKKSKDFQTKMKNSQETCSEFDDKTNGLLEDSFSRTVDHLGAPTVKTPPVEASVSPDIQCPSDLKNIVSQSTELPVCYGAGHLLSGVTDKRKCRRRGSLRGCEKLNLFQGEWNEANYLHDSLIPPLAEGSVTWHDDQGNYSRISLDQSTIRNDNASAALDLSSSPSALCGNATDSVWDDVMSCSVSVSIGNLVNVKKTGIVTHSPAQFLEFSGPWNNEVDESLLAASPISSSCGKAITEDDSEFFMNSLSSGNVIQTPNSGSGSELCVGRSNVEVDQRNFFQSKNDSISKVISQENVDFDSSWISDSTIENLALSRTRISWRDEIYGSRDLEVDEFDCCRVSSDEEIDGDQIYDQQLTTSPRSKLVDDKENDLQANSDIEGSYSGIASGTNEGTIIGNDGDLSPPVVLEYEPSVSARGKEKLAPPRTNTCAESICTSGGGQLLTSSDSDWSYFPDITCLRSNSYK; this is encoded by the exons ATGGAGAAGGGGAATCGTGAGAGGAGGAGTCCTCTCCAAGATCTCAATGTAACAATTCCGATTAACACAAAGAAATGCTTAAACCTCTCTTCTTCAAGAATCAAAAGGCCCGATTCGGGCAAATCAGCGAGAAATACACCCAATGATTCAGCTGTTGCATCAAAGGCGGCGCTGCCCAGAAAATCTATTTTGCAAAAATCCAAGAAAAACCAGCCTCCTCGCCTCACTGAGTTGGGATCTGGGAGAAAATGTGCAAAACCCGTCTCCAAAAGTGGCCAAAGATCAAGGCTTTCTGCTGTTGAGGTGAATTCTGGGcataatttgaagaaaaagtcTAAAGATTTTCAGACAAAAATGAAGAATTCGCAAGAGACTTGCTCAG AATTCGACGATAAAACAAATGGGCTGCTCGAGGATTCATTTTCACGAACTGTTGATCATCTTGGAGCTCCTACTGTGAAAACACCTCCTGTTGAGGCCTCAGTCTCTCCAGACATCCAATGTCCTTCCGACCTCAAGAATATTGTTTCCCAGTCTACAGAACTACCTGTTTGTTACGGCGCCGGGCACCTTCTATCGGGAGTCACTGATAAGAGAAAGTGCAGGCGTAGAGGCAGTCTTAGAGGTTGTGAAAAGTTGAATCTCTTTCAGGGTGAATGGAATGAGGCCAATTATCTACATGATTCTTTAATCCCTCCGCTTGCGGAGGGTTCAGTAACTTGGCATGACGATCAGGGAAATTATTCAAGAATCAGTTTAGATCAATCTACAATCCGAAATGATAATGCTTCAGCCGCACTTGATTTGTCATCTTCACCTTCTGCATTGTGTGGAAATGCAACAGATTCAGTTTGGGATGATGTTATGAGCTGCAGTGTTAGTGTTAGTATCGGTAACTTGGTGAATGTTAAGAAAACTGGGATCGTTACACATTCTCCTGCTCAATTTCTGGAGTTTTCGGGGCCTTGGAATAATGAAGTGGATGAGTCATTGTTGGCTGCTTCTCCGATTTCTTCTTCTTGCGGCAAAGCTATTACTGAGGATGATTCGGAATTTTTTATGAATTCTTTAAGCAGTGGAAATGTCATTCAGACTCCAAACTCGGGTTCAGGCTCTGAGTTGTGTGTTGGAAGGTCAAATGTGGAGGTTGAtcaaagaaatttttttcaGTCTAAAAATGATTCGATATCAAAAGTTATTTCCCAAGAAAATGTTGATTTTGATTCTTCTTGGATTTCTGACTCTACAATAGAGAATTTGGCTCTATCCCGGACGAGGATATCATGGAGAGATGAAATATATGGTAGCAGAGATCTCGAGGTCGATGAATTTGATTGCTGCCGTGTTTCGTCAGATGAAGAGATTGACGGTGATCAGATCTATGATCAGCAGCTAACAACTAGCCCACGCTCTAAACTCGTGGACGATAAAGAAAATGACCTCCAAGCTAACAGTGATATAGAAGGATCTTATTCGGGGATTGCATCTGGCACAAATGAAGGAACCATTATAGGGAATGATGGTGATCTATCTCCTCCTGTGGTTCTTGAGTATGAACCCTCCGTTTCTGCTAGAGGAAAGGAAAAGTTGGCCCCACCTAGGACTAATACATGTGCAGAATCCATATGCACCAGCGGGGGTGGTCAGTTGCTTACTTCCAGCGATTCAGATTGGTCCTACTTCCCTGATATTACTTGTTTAAGATCAAATAGCTACAAATAG
- the LOC142526435 gene encoding protein IQ-DOMAIN 13-like, translating into MGKKGSWFSAIKRVFSHNSKEKLTDGLDKKSTKEIKKGKGILRHGETKSFIPLFREPSSIEKILGEADQLFIRHPTSSEQPKPPPTVLGRTNSPRILSPRTTSHRALSPKASPPRVFSPRVSSPKVQSPRAVSPKVAPTRAVTSRATSSKAPPPKVTQSRKEISHVRRPEPTSKDKHLSATKIQAAYRGYLARRSFRALKGLVRLQGVVRGQNVKRQTMNAMKQMQLLVRVQTQIHSRRIQMLENQALLLQADRNDKEAESTLSKWTLNQEFESGHNEDWNDSVLTKKEVEARSQRKVEAVMKRERAMAYAYSHQLWKGNPKSVQNHLDIRSNGYPWWWNWLDRQLPESSNSQNQATPKNISFTPPWPISDHRASPQLLARNYQENLTPRSSRSAIPPRGKQFQTPGRTPPQASGIKYSKPRLSAANSAFDIPLKDDDSLISCPPFSVPNYMTPTVSAKAKVRANSNPKDRSIPGTPGNDFKRRFSFPLTPNIGSFKWNKGLNNDASSQRGAEKHQSSHLLGDAVSVDSTVSMPATVGRKPFNRFV; encoded by the exons ATGGGAAAGAAGGGAAGCTGGTTTTCAGCCATCAAAAGGGTTTTCTCACATAATTCAAAGGAGAAGCTAACTGAT GGATTAGATAAGAAAAGCACCAAGGAAATAAAGAAAGGCAAAGGCATCCTAAGGCATGGTGAGACAAAATCATTCATCCCTTTGTTCAGAGAGCCGAGTAGTATTGAGAAAATATTAGGGGAAGCGGATCAGTTGTTCATTAGGCATCCTACATCTTCTGAACAGCCAAAGCCTCCACCCACTGTACTTGGAAGGACAAATTCACCTAGGATCCTTTCTCCTCGAACTACTTCTCATCGAGCCTTGTCCCCTAAGGCTAGCCCTCCACGAGTTTTTTCTCCAAGGGTCTCGTCTCCAAAGGTTCAATCGCCAAGGGCTGTTTCTCCCAAGGTCGCACCAACAAGAGCTGTTACTTCAAGGGCTACTTCTTCAAAGGCTCCTCCTCCCAAGGTAACTCAAAGCCGGAAAGAAATTAGCCATGTGCGGAGGCCGGAACCAACTTCTAAAGACAAGCATCTTTCAGCCACTAAGATTCAGGCAGCATATAGAGGATACCTG gcAAGGAGGAGTTTTAGAGCTTTGAAAGGTTTAGTGAGGCTTCAGGGGGTGGTGAGAGGCCAGAATGTGAAGAGACAGACGATGAATGCTATGAAACAAATGCAACTTTTGGTCAGGgttcaaacacaaattcattCTCGAAGGATCCAAATGTTGGAAAACCAGGCACTCCTGCTCCAAGCTGATAGGAACGACAAGGAGGCGGAAAGTACCCTAAGCAAATGGACCTTGAACCAAGAA ttTGAGAGTGGCCATAATGAAGATTGGAATGATAGTGTGTTAACTAAAAAGGAAGTCGAAGCAAGGTCACAGAGAAAAGTGGAGGCAGTCATGAAAAGAGAGAGGGCCATGGCCTATGCATATTCTCACCAG TTGTGGAAAGGTAATCCAAAATCGGTTCAAAATCATCTGGACATCCGATCAAACGGATATCCCTGGTGGTGGAACTGGTTAGATCGGCAGCTCCCCGAATCGAGCAATTCTCAGAACCAAGCAACTCCGAAAAACATTTCGTTTACCCCACCATGGCCTATTTCTGATCACAGAGCGAGCCCTCAACTTCTTGCTAGAAACTATCAAGAAAATCTCACGCCAAGGTCATCAAGATCTGCAATCCCCCCTAGAGGGAAACAGTTTCAGACACCAGGTCGAACACCTCCACAGGCATCGGGTATCAAGTACTCTAAACCACGGTTAAGCGCAGCTAATTCTGCTTTTGACATCCCGTTAAAAGACGACGATAGCTTGATCAGTTGCCCTCCTTTTTCTGTTCCGAATTACATGACACCTACAGTATCGGCAAAGGCAAAAGTGAGAGCAAATAGCAATCCCAAGGATAGATCAATTCCTGGGACTCCAGGCAACGACTTCAAGAGACGGTTTTCTTTTCCTTTGACACCGAACATTGGCTCTTTCAAGTGGAATAAAGGGCTTAACAATGATGCTTCTTCTCAAAGGGGCGCGGAAAAACACCAGTCTTCGCATTTGTTAGGAGACGCGGTAAGCGTGGATTCAACTGTTTCTATGCCAGCTACAGTTGGACGAAAGCCCTTTAACAGATTTGTGTGA
- the LOC142526742 gene encoding stearoyl-[acyl-carrier-protein] 9-desaturase, chloroplastic, whose amino-acid sequence MALKLNAIKCHTQKYPYSALPPIASFRSPKFFMASTLSSGSKEITVKKPFNPPREVHVQVTHSMPPQKIELFKAMEDWAENNILVHLKPVEKCWQPQDFLPDPVSDGFHDQVKELRERAKELPDDYFVVLIGDMITEEALPTYQTMLNTLDGVRDETGASPTPWAIWTRAWTAEENRHGDLLNKYLYLCGRVDMRQIEKTIQYLIGSGMDPRTENNPYLGFIYTSFQERATFISHGNTARLAREHGDMKLAQICGTIAADEKRHETAYTKITEKLFEIDPDGTVMAFADMMRKKISMPAHLMYDGRDDNLFEHFSAVAQRLGVYTARDYADILEHLVNRWKVASITGLSAEGQKAQDYVCGLPPRIRRLEERAQGRAKQASKIPFSWIYDREVLI is encoded by the exons ATGGCTTTGAAGCTGAATGCCATCAAGTGCCACACTCAAAAGTACCCTTATTCCGCCCTTCCGCCGATTGCCAGCTTCAGATCTCCCAAGTTTTTCATGGCTTCCACTCTTAGCTCTGGTTCAAA GGAGATTACGGTCAAAAAGCCTTTCAATCCGCCACGTGAGGTTCATGTTCAAGTTACACACTCGATGCCACCTCAAAAGATTGAGCTTTTCAAAGCCATGGAAGATTGGGCTGAGAATAATATACTGGTTCACCTTAAGCCAGTAGAGAAGTGTTGGCAACCTCAGGATTTCTTGCCCGATCCTGTTTCTGATGGATTTCATGATCAGGTCAAGGAATTAAGGGAAAGAGCAAAAGAACTTCCAGATGATTATTTTGTTGTTCTGATTGGAGACATGATCACGGAAGAAGCACTTCCAACGTACCAAACAATGCTTAATACCTTAGATGGTGTACGGGATGAAACAGGTGCGAGCCCAACTCCCTGGGCAATTTGGACGAGGGCGTGGACTGCTGAGGAAAATAGGCATGGAGACCTTCTAAATAAATATCTCTACCTATGTGGACGTGTAGACATGAGACAGATTGAGAAGACTATACAGTATCTGATCGGGTCAGGAATG GACCCAAGGACAGAGAACAATCCATACCTTGGATTTATCTATACATCCTTTCAAGAAAGGGCTACTTTTATCTCCCATGGAAACACTGCCCGACTTGCGAGGGAGCATGGGGACATGAAACTGGCTCAAATATGCGGTACCATTGCTGCAGATGAGAAGCGCCATGAGACTGCATACACCAAGATAACCGAGAAGCTATTTGAGATCGATCCAGATGGAACGGTGATGGCCTTTGCCGACATGATGAGGAAGAAGATATCTATGCCAGCCCACTTGATGTATGATGGCCGTGACGATAACCTTTTCGAACACTTTTCTGCCGTTGCTCAGAGACTCGGTGTCTACACAGCTAGAGACTACGCGGACATCCTGGAACACTTGGTCAACAGATGGAAAGTGGCAAGTATAACCGGACTATCCGCAGAAGGGCAGAAAGCACAGGATTATGTATGTGGGTTGCCTCCAAGAATCCGAAGGCTAGAGGAACGAGCTCAAGGAAGGGCGAAGCAAGCATCGAAAATCCCATTTAGCTGGATATATGATCGAGAGGTACTGATCTGA
- the LOC142526433 gene encoding uncharacterized protein LOC142526433 has protein sequence MDYIAAAEERLVNERLRQKLNEVNTAAQSHLSGVQDHIEFTLQQAYFKCAHECFDRRKKKEEIGNCVEHCSAPVINAQNLVENEMANFQERLSRSLRVCQDKFETAKVQGGGNNAMKNLESCVDMSVEDGINMMPHLAGKLKAHLSIKE, from the exons ATGGATTACATAGCCGCAGCTGAAGAGAGATTGGTCAACGAAAGATTGAGGCAGAAGCTCAACGAAGTTAACACCGCTGCGCAATCACATCTCTCCGGTGTACAGGATCACATCGAATTCACCCTCCAG CAAGCCTACTTTAAGTGTGCACACGAGTGTTTCGACAGGAGGAAGAAGAAAGAAGAAATCGGTAACTGTGTAGAGCATTGCAGTGCTCCTGTTATCAACGCACAGAATCTTGTTGAAAATGAGATGGCGAACTTTCAA GAACGGTTAAGCAGGTCTCTAAGGGTTTGCCAAGACAAATTTGAGACAGCTAAGGTTCAGGGTGGCGGCAATAATGCGATGAAAAATTTGGAGTCATGTGTTGACATGTCTGTTGAAGACGGCATCAACATGATGCCTCACCTTGCTGGCAAATTGAAGGCACATCTCTCGATCAAAGAATAG